One genomic window of Leptotrichia shahii includes the following:
- the purN gene encoding phosphoribosylglycinamide formyltransferase, with protein MFNKNKKRIAVLVSGGGSNLQSIINNIEQGNLNCEISYVIADRECYGLERAEKHGIKNVLLDRKVLKEKLSDEISDILENDDKKTDYIVLAGYLSILSPEFIKKWSRKIINIHPSLLPKFGGKGMYGMNVHRAVIEAKETESGCTIHFVDTGVDTGEVILQMKVPVLSDDTPEILQKRVLEKEHVLLIEGIKKLLGK; from the coding sequence ATGTTTAATAAAAATAAAAAAAGAATAGCAGTTCTAGTTTCTGGTGGAGGGTCGAACTTACAATCAATTATTAACAATATTGAGCAAGGAAACTTAAATTGTGAAATTTCTTATGTAATTGCAGATAGAGAGTGCTATGGATTGGAGAGAGCAGAAAAACATGGTATAAAAAATGTTTTGCTTGACAGAAAAGTATTAAAAGAAAAATTATCTGATGAAATTAGCGATATCCTTGAAAATGATGACAAAAAAACAGATTATATCGTATTAGCAGGATATCTGTCAATTTTATCGCCAGAATTTATAAAAAAATGGTCAAGAAAAATTATAAATATCCATCCATCATTGCTTCCAAAATTTGGTGGAAAAGGAATGTATGGAATGAATGTTCACAGAGCAGTTATCGAAGCAAAAGAAACTGAAAGCGGTTGCACAATTCATTTTGTTGATACAGGAGTTGATACGGGAGAAGTAATTTTACAGATGAAAGTTCCTGTGCTTAGTGATGATACACCTGAAATCTTGCAGAAGAGGGTGCTTGAGAAGGAGCATGTTTTGCTGATTGAAGGAATTAAGAAGTTATTAGGAAAATAA